A section of the Triticum dicoccoides isolate Atlit2015 ecotype Zavitan chromosome 7A, WEW_v2.0, whole genome shotgun sequence genome encodes:
- the LOC119334551 gene encoding histidine-containing phosphotransfer protein 1-like has protein sequence MAAAKSNQLSTLVANMFTAGLLDDQFRQLEMLQDEGNPDFVAKVVMLFCEEGERIIGELAKQLDQPCVDYGKVDTFVDQLWGNSLYVGARRVKNTCIQFHECCQEKSNIGCLKALDSVRNDFYDLCSMFIP, from the exons ATGGCGGCGGCGAAGTCAAACCAACTCAGCACCCTTGTGGCCAACATGTTCACTGCG GGTTTGCTGGATGATCAGTTCCGGCAACTTGAGATGCTCCAAGACGAGGGCAACCCAGACTTCGTTGCGAAGGTTGTCATGCTTTTCTGCGAGGAGGGTGAGCGTATCATTGGCGAGCTCGCCAAGCAATT GGACCAACCATGTGTGGACTATGGCAAGGTGGACACATTTGTGGATCAGCTCTGGGGAAATAGTTTATA TGTTGGTGCTCGGAGAGTGAAGAACACTTGCATTCAGTTCCATGAGTGTTGTCAGGAGAAGAGCAACATTGG GTGCCTGAAGGCACTGGATTCTGTGAGAAATGATTTCTATGATCTGTGCAGCATGTTCATACCATAG